A window of Mucilaginibacter paludis DSM 18603 contains these coding sequences:
- a CDS encoding Rpn family recombination-promoting nuclease/putative transposase: protein MPQNNTPVTTRYIDPLVDFAFKKIFGSEPNKDLLIAFLNEVFRGRKHIADLIYNKNEHPGDLKDEGAAIFDLLCTGINGEQFLIEVQRGRQGYFKERALFYTSRLISDQAPKGNRKAWGYNLTEVYLIALLEDFTLENGPQQEYLYDICLCNRHTGEIFYDKLGYTYIELVKFVKRENELATDLDRWLYVLKNMSSMDKIPVYLRKPIFEKLFSIAEYSNLSKEEKTMYDSSLKYKWDNQNVLDYAVNKAREKGREEGIEEGIEKGVERGLKKGREEAQIQLVKNLIAQIGLSDEQAASAAELSVDLVKKIRSELNK, encoded by the coding sequence ATGCCTCAAAATAACACTCCAGTAACCACAAGATACATCGATCCTTTAGTTGATTTTGCGTTTAAGAAAATTTTTGGCAGCGAACCTAACAAAGATTTGCTCATTGCTTTTTTAAACGAGGTGTTCAGAGGCCGTAAGCACATCGCAGACCTGATATACAACAAGAACGAACATCCCGGCGACCTGAAAGATGAGGGCGCTGCCATATTTGATTTGTTGTGCACAGGGATAAACGGAGAGCAATTTTTAATTGAAGTGCAGCGGGGCAGGCAAGGATACTTCAAAGAACGGGCCCTGTTTTATACATCCCGCCTCATCAGTGATCAGGCTCCTAAAGGTAACCGGAAAGCATGGGGATACAACCTGACGGAAGTATATCTGATTGCCTTATTAGAGGATTTTACCTTAGAGAACGGCCCGCAACAAGAATATCTGTATGATATTTGCTTGTGTAACAGGCACACTGGCGAAATATTTTACGATAAGCTGGGTTATACCTATATAGAATTAGTTAAATTTGTAAAAAGGGAAAACGAACTGGCGACTGACTTAGACAGATGGCTATATGTGTTAAAAAACATGAGTAGCATGGATAAAATACCGGTTTACCTGCGGAAACCCATATTTGAAAAACTATTTAGCATAGCCGAATATAGTAACTTAAGCAAGGAGGAAAAAACGATGTACGATAGCAGCTTAAAATACAAATGGGACAATCAGAATGTTCTTGATTATGCGGTTAATAAGGCTCGTGAAAAGGGACGAGAAGAGGGTATTGAAGAAGGCATTGAAAAAGGTGTTGAAAGGGGGCTAAAGAAAGGTCGCGAAGAAGCACAAATCCAATTAGTTAAAAACCTTATTGCTCAAATTGGCTTATCTGATGAACAAGCCGCAAGCGCAGCTGAGCTATCTGTGGACTTAGTAAAGAAAATCCGATCGGAACTGAATAAATAG
- a CDS encoding glycosyltransferase family protein, which translates to MKILYAIQGTGNGHISRAREIVPLLQQYGELDLLVSGTEAEMSLPQPLKYRLHGASYVFGKTGGIDKWATFKLMDLRQLWHDMRSIPLKQYDLIVNDFEPVTAWACRLQKVKSVSLSHQCSFISKKTPRPAKWNFAELIFKYYSPTDDHIGFHFDRYDDFIHTPVIRSQIRNLEPSHRGHYTVYLPAYDDRTLVKYLKQIDVPWQIFSKRQKTTYQEGNVQVNPVNNESFNQSMASCEGLLTGGGFEGPAEALFLQKKVVMIPMKDQYEQQCNALAASRLGVPVIHEIDDTFVAKIKAWVEDDNIIKVNFPDETASIIENMVKKYAR; encoded by the coding sequence ATGAAAATACTATACGCGATACAGGGAACGGGCAATGGCCATATCAGCCGCGCCCGCGAAATTGTCCCTCTGTTGCAACAATACGGTGAGCTGGATTTATTGGTAAGCGGTACCGAGGCCGAGATGTCGTTACCGCAGCCGCTTAAATACCGGTTGCACGGTGCCAGTTACGTTTTTGGCAAAACCGGCGGTATTGATAAGTGGGCCACCTTTAAGCTCATGGATCTGCGCCAGCTTTGGCACGACATGCGTAGTATTCCGCTTAAGCAGTATGATTTGATTGTGAACGATTTTGAACCTGTAACAGCATGGGCCTGCCGCCTTCAAAAAGTTAAGTCAGTTTCCCTGAGCCATCAATGTTCTTTTATATCAAAAAAAACGCCCCGCCCTGCCAAGTGGAATTTTGCCGAACTGATTTTTAAATACTATTCGCCAACAGATGATCACATCGGGTTTCATTTTGACAGGTACGATGATTTTATCCATACCCCCGTTATCCGCAGCCAGATCCGCAACCTGGAGCCGAGCCATAGGGGCCATTATACGGTGTATCTGCCCGCTTATGACGACCGCACCCTGGTAAAATACCTGAAACAAATAGATGTACCCTGGCAGATATTTTCAAAAAGGCAGAAGACAACCTATCAGGAAGGTAATGTGCAGGTTAACCCGGTTAATAACGAATCCTTTAATCAAAGCATGGCCAGTTGTGAGGGCTTATTGACGGGTGGCGGCTTTGAAGGACCGGCAGAGGCGCTGTTTCTGCAAAAAAAAGTGGTGATGATTCCGATGAAAGATCAATATGAGCAGCAATGCAACGCTTTGGCGGCATCAAGGTTAGGTGTGCCTGTTATCCACGAGATAGACGACACTTTTGTAGCTAAAATAAAAGCCTGGGTAGAAGACGATAATATCATCAAAGTAAATTTTCCTGACGAGACGGCCTCCATTATTGAAAACATGGTAAAAAAGTATGCGCGGTAG
- a CDS encoding UDP-2,3-diacylglucosamine diphosphatase: MVKREVDIVVISDVHLGTYGCQARELLKYLKSIKPKILILNGDIIDIWQFSKSYFPEAHTKVLRRILKFVAEGIPVYYLTGNHDEMLRKFADFNLGSFQLLNKVLLNIDGKKAWIFHGDIFDVTMQHSKWLAKLGAVGYDTLILINSMVNWCLRLLGRPKMSFSQKVKARFKDAVKFINHFEQTAADLAVDKGYDYVICGHIHHAEIREIKGEDRDGSVLYLNSGDWVESLTALEYQNNTWSIYKYQPDDFKTEAEDDDKTDSEDLDAKMNVLDLLERFKQETN; the protein is encoded by the coding sequence ATGGTAAAGCGCGAAGTTGATATTGTTGTTATTTCTGATGTGCACCTGGGTACCTACGGTTGCCAAGCCCGCGAGTTGCTGAAGTACCTAAAAAGCATCAAGCCAAAAATTTTGATCCTGAATGGCGATATTATAGATATATGGCAGTTTAGTAAATCGTATTTTCCGGAAGCGCATACCAAGGTATTACGCCGCATTCTGAAATTTGTAGCCGAAGGAATCCCGGTATATTATCTCACCGGTAATCACGATGAGATGCTGCGCAAGTTTGCCGATTTTAACCTGGGCAGTTTCCAGTTGCTAAATAAGGTGTTGTTAAATATCGACGGCAAAAAGGCCTGGATATTTCATGGTGATATTTTTGATGTTACTATGCAGCACTCCAAATGGCTGGCTAAACTGGGCGCAGTTGGGTATGATACCCTGATCCTGATTAACAGTATGGTAAACTGGTGCCTCAGATTGCTTGGCCGGCCTAAAATGAGTTTCTCGCAAAAGGTAAAGGCCCGCTTTAAGGACGCCGTTAAATTTATCAATCATTTTGAGCAAACCGCTGCCGACCTGGCCGTAGATAAAGGCTATGATTATGTGATATGCGGGCATATCCATCACGCAGAAATCAGGGAAATTAAGGGCGAAGACAGGGACGGCTCGGTATTGTACCTCAACTCCGGCGATTGGGTGGAGAGCCTGACGGCGTTGGAATATCAAAATAATACCTGGAGCATTTATAAATACCAACCGGATGATTTTAAAACAGAAGCCGAGGATGACGATAAAACGGATTCGGAAGATCTGGATGCTAAAATGAATGTGCTGGACCTTTTGGAGCGTTTTAAGCAGGAAACTAATTAA
- a CDS encoding DUF6427 family protein produces MINVFRALNPFNILWLGIVLIVLRISYLVLPPNHIEFTFVEPFARLLIPVNYENFFTPVNNLLIAAVMIFIQALWLNQMVNKYSLLGRPTFLPALMYVTVSALFTDFLILSPPLICNFLILWMIDKLLKLYDPTSAKTTTFDLGMIVGIGTLIYFPYIYMFLAVWVGLVIFRPFNWREWVSVLMGFITIFFFLAVFYYMNDRIDQFYKIWLPLGHSFPNKVNINYYQYIVLIPVIVILALGIFRLRGNFFKSYVQIRKAFQLLTVIFIITALSFYVKTNFRLSHFILCAIPACTMMAYYFLYATKRWFYETLYLLLIIGIIYFQFNNF; encoded by the coding sequence ATGATCAACGTTTTCAGAGCGCTTAATCCATTTAATATTCTTTGGCTCGGCATCGTTCTGATCGTGTTGCGTATAAGCTATTTAGTCTTGCCGCCTAACCATATCGAATTTACTTTTGTTGAGCCCTTTGCACGCCTGCTTATCCCGGTTAATTACGAAAACTTTTTTACCCCGGTTAATAATTTATTAATAGCGGCGGTAATGATTTTTATTCAGGCCCTTTGGCTCAACCAAATGGTTAACAAATATAGCCTGTTGGGCAGGCCTACTTTTTTGCCCGCGCTAATGTACGTTACCGTATCGGCCTTATTTACCGACTTTTTAATACTTAGCCCGCCGTTAATTTGTAACTTTTTGATATTGTGGATGATTGATAAGCTGCTAAAGCTTTACGACCCTACCAGCGCTAAAACAACAACATTCGATCTGGGCATGATAGTGGGGATAGGCACCCTCATTTATTTCCCTTATATCTATATGTTTTTAGCCGTTTGGGTGGGGCTTGTTATCTTCAGGCCCTTTAACTGGCGCGAATGGGTTTCCGTTTTGATGGGCTTTATTACTATATTCTTTTTCCTGGCGGTTTTTTACTACATGAATGACCGCATCGATCAGTTTTATAAAATATGGCTTCCGCTGGGCCACAGCTTTCCTAATAAGGTAAATATCAACTATTATCAATATATTGTATTGATCCCGGTAATTGTAATTTTGGCGCTTGGGATTTTTAGGCTGAGGGGAAATTTCTTTAAAAGCTACGTTCAAATACGCAAGGCTTTCCAATTACTCACGGTGATTTTTATTATTACCGCACTCTCCTTTTATGTAAAAACAAACTTCAGGTTAAGCCATTTTATTTTATGCGCCATACCCGCCTGCACCATGATGGCCTACTACTTTTTATATGCTACCAAGCGCTGGTTTTACGAAACCCTGTATCTTTTATTAATTATAGGCATCATTTACTTCCAGTTTAACAATTTTTAA
- the lptC gene encoding LPS export ABC transporter periplasmic protein LptC, whose amino-acid sequence MKQPKWLAGIFLPAWLIAMLLQGCENDLNKVKQISAMESNTHVDTTKGAEVIYSDSAKVKARVLAPLMLHHTISLPFYEMPKGVKITFFEENLNKTKDNPENHILCTVVSDYAITSNNDKLIELRKNVVVSNPAGDVLKSDELFYDSIKKIIYSNKKCWLNKADGTALDGTSFISNETFTDYRFEKGKGDIITKGNLTN is encoded by the coding sequence ATGAAGCAACCGAAATGGTTAGCCGGAATATTCTTACCAGCATGGTTAATTGCCATGCTGCTGCAGGGCTGTGAGAATGATTTAAATAAGGTTAAACAAATTTCGGCGATGGAATCAAATACCCATGTGGATACCACCAAGGGTGCCGAGGTAATTTACAGCGACTCCGCTAAGGTTAAAGCGCGGGTATTAGCGCCTTTAATGCTTCACCATACTATATCCCTTCCTTTCTACGAAATGCCAAAAGGGGTAAAGATTACTTTTTTCGAGGAAAATCTGAATAAAACCAAAGATAATCCGGAAAACCATATCCTATGCACTGTCGTGTCCGATTATGCCATCACCAGCAATAACGATAAACTGATCGAGTTGCGTAAAAACGTAGTGGTAAGCAATCCTGCCGGTGATGTCTTAAAGTCGGACGAGCTGTTTTACGATTCGATTAAAAAGATAATTTACAGCAATAAAAAATGTTGGTTAAATAAGGCTGATGGCACTGCCCTGGATGGAACATCATTTATAAGCAATGAAACTTTTACCGATTATCGCTTTGAAAAGGGTAAAGGCGACATCATAACCAAAGGTAATTTAACCAATTAA
- a CDS encoding type III pantothenate kinase — MANLVIDIGNSFTKIAVFSFSELIWTKSYVDIDNQLIDDVLNDFKPLKAILSTVKKQHTETWEAYLSTRLQVVKFKATMAKSIKNHYRTPQTLGADRLAAVAGARALYPGSSNMVIDAGTCITYDWVDKEGNYFGGSISPGLNMRYKALNYYTAALPLLEADMQFNANSGDDTQTAIRSGVQNGIRFEVDGFIQSYFNTGAPMNILLTGGDSIFFDTLLKNSIFAAHIKIEPHLVLSGLNAVIQQHND, encoded by the coding sequence ATGGCTAACCTGGTTATTGATATTGGTAACTCATTTACTAAAATAGCGGTTTTTAGCTTTAGTGAATTAATTTGGACCAAAAGTTACGTCGATATTGATAACCAGCTCATTGATGATGTTTTAAATGATTTTAAACCGCTTAAGGCCATCCTCTCAACAGTAAAAAAACAGCATACCGAAACCTGGGAGGCCTATTTGAGTACGCGCCTGCAGGTGGTTAAGTTTAAGGCAACTATGGCTAAATCCATCAAAAACCATTACCGCACGCCGCAAACCCTTGGGGCTGACAGGTTAGCGGCAGTTGCCGGGGCCAGGGCTCTTTATCCGGGCAGCAGTAATATGGTTATAGATGCAGGCACTTGTATTACTTATGATTGGGTAGATAAAGAGGGAAATTATTTTGGAGGGAGTATATCGCCGGGTTTAAACATGCGTTATAAAGCTTTAAATTATTATACCGCTGCCCTGCCCTTGCTCGAAGCGGATATGCAATTTAATGCAAATAGTGGCGACGATACCCAAACAGCTATCCGGTCTGGCGTGCAAAACGGCATCCGGTTTGAAGTTGACGGCTTTATACAAAGCTATTTTAATACAGGGGCTCCAATGAATATATTACTAACCGGGGGCGATTCTATTTTTTTTGATACTCTATTGAAAAATAGCATCTTTGCCGCTCACATAAAAATTGAACCTCATTTGGTTTTAAGTGGATTAAACGCAGTTATACAACAGCATAATGATTAA
- a CDS encoding ligase-associated DNA damage response DEXH box helicase → MMRTPGQQIIHQWFLDKNWEQFAFQREMEEVYLSGNSGLLNAPTGSGKTFAMFLPFLEEYINRHPTDYKTWQNNGLLMLWITPLRALTNDIRKAMQSACDDLGIPWKIATRTGDTSAAEKQALRKKLPEVLLTTPESLHLMLAQKDYPNLFKNLQVVVIDEWHELLGTKRGVQVELGLSRLKGLRDEWGVFRPESGVRSPESGGLSLEPGVQGPEPGTENWWDRPDHNSKTKEQNSNSIVELSPSNKNPQLPTQDSRLPAPDSRLKIWGISATIGNLEQAAEVLLGNNIPPEQIKMVRAKLEKKIVIESVIPENVETYSWAGHIGVKLLPQVMEIVAKSKTTLIFTNTRSQSEIWYHAILDQYPEYAGIMAMHHGSLDNEIRNWVEQALHNEALKVVVCTSSLDLGVDFRPVDTVVQIGSPKGVARFMQRAGRSGHHPGAISKAYFVPTHSLELLEGAALKQALKNGVYESRDPVILALDVLLQYMVTLAVSDGFRADALFKELKTTFCYADLKRSEFNELLDFITNGGKTLAQYDEFLKVEVENGLYKVNSRRVAMRHRLSIGTITSDVSIRVKWLSGGSLGTIEESFISRLKEGDNFWFAGRSLEFVRIKEMTAFVKKSNAKKGMIPSWMGGRMPLSSQLSAVLRFKLDEVAQGIEQDVEVKALKPLFEIQARVSHLPRSDEFLIEIFESREGHHLFFYPFEGRLVHEGMASLLAYRISKIKKSSFSIAMNDYGFELLTDDDFPVREALKKDLFTIDNLLDDIQHSLNANEMAKRRFRDIAHIGGLIFTGYPGQPVKGRHLQASSSLLFDVFSEYEPNNLLVRQAYNEALAFQLEEFRLRAALQRIQKQKIIIKHTERPTPFAFPILVDSLGREKFTTESLEERVAKMAKQYQWDDKSEPRKTVKRKRGL, encoded by the coding sequence ATGATGCGCACTCCAGGACAGCAAATTATCCACCAATGGTTTCTTGATAAAAATTGGGAACAGTTTGCCTTTCAGCGTGAGATGGAGGAGGTTTACCTCTCCGGAAATTCGGGCCTGCTTAACGCACCTACCGGAAGCGGTAAAACGTTTGCCATGTTTCTGCCTTTTTTAGAGGAATATATTAACCGCCACCCCACCGATTATAAAACCTGGCAAAATAATGGTTTGCTGATGCTTTGGATAACACCCTTACGGGCCCTCACTAACGATATCCGCAAGGCCATGCAATCCGCATGCGACGACCTGGGCATCCCCTGGAAAATTGCCACCCGTACCGGCGATACCTCCGCCGCCGAAAAACAGGCCCTTCGTAAAAAACTCCCGGAAGTACTGCTAACAACTCCGGAGAGTTTGCACCTGATGCTGGCCCAAAAGGATTATCCCAACCTGTTTAAAAACCTGCAAGTAGTTGTTATTGATGAGTGGCATGAGCTATTAGGCACCAAGCGCGGCGTACAGGTTGAACTGGGTTTATCAAGGTTGAAGGGATTGAGGGATGAGTGGGGAGTCTTTCGTCCGGAGTCCGGAGTTCGGAGCCCTGAGTCTGGAGGTTTGAGTCTGGAGCCGGGAGTTCAGGGTCCTGAGCCAGGAACGGAGAACTGGTGGGATAGGCCCGACCACAATTCAAAAACTAAAGAACAAAATAGCAATAGCATAGTTGAACTATCGCCTTCCAATAAAAATCCCCAACTCCCCACTCAAGACTCAAGACTCCCGGCTCCGGACTCAAGACTAAAAATATGGGGTATCAGCGCCACTATCGGCAACCTGGAGCAGGCCGCCGAGGTATTGCTGGGCAATAACATCCCGCCCGAGCAGATCAAAATGGTACGCGCTAAGCTGGAAAAAAAGATTGTGATAGAATCCGTTATCCCGGAGAATGTAGAAACTTACTCCTGGGCGGGGCATATCGGCGTTAAGCTGTTGCCGCAGGTAATGGAGATTGTAGCTAAAAGTAAAACCACGCTTATTTTTACCAACACCCGTTCCCAGTCGGAGATTTGGTACCATGCTATATTAGATCAATATCCGGAATATGCGGGTATTATGGCTATGCACCATGGCTCGCTGGATAACGAGATCCGAAACTGGGTAGAACAAGCTTTACATAACGAGGCGTTGAAAGTAGTGGTTTGCACATCGAGCCTTGACCTGGGTGTTGATTTCAGGCCGGTGGATACCGTAGTACAGATTGGCAGCCCCAAAGGTGTAGCCCGTTTTATGCAGCGCGCCGGGCGGAGCGGGCACCATCCGGGTGCTATCTCTAAAGCTTATTTTGTACCTACGCATTCCCTGGAATTATTGGAAGGAGCCGCGCTGAAACAAGCCCTCAAAAACGGCGTATATGAAAGCCGCGATCCGGTGATATTGGCCCTGGATGTATTGCTCCAGTATATGGTTACACTGGCCGTATCAGACGGGTTTCGCGCCGATGCGCTTTTTAAGGAGTTGAAAACTACTTTCTGCTACGCCGACCTGAAACGCAGCGAGTTTAACGAGCTGCTTGATTTTATTACCAATGGCGGCAAAACGTTGGCCCAGTACGATGAGTTTTTAAAGGTTGAAGTTGAAAACGGCTTGTATAAAGTAAATAGCCGCCGGGTAGCTATGCGCCACCGGCTAAGCATAGGCACCATTACCAGCGATGTGAGTATCCGTGTTAAATGGCTTAGCGGCGGCAGCCTGGGCACTATCGAAGAGTCGTTTATTTCGAGGCTGAAAGAGGGCGATAACTTTTGGTTTGCGGGGCGGAGCCTGGAGTTTGTACGTATTAAAGAAATGACGGCCTTTGTAAAAAAATCAAATGCAAAAAAAGGCATGATCCCAAGCTGGATGGGTGGACGGATGCCTTTGTCGTCGCAATTGTCGGCGGTATTGAGGTTTAAGCTGGACGAGGTAGCTCAGGGTATAGAGCAGGATGTAGAGGTAAAGGCCTTAAAACCCTTGTTTGAAATACAGGCCCGCGTATCGCATCTGCCGCGCAGCGACGAGTTTTTGATAGAAATTTTTGAATCGCGGGAAGGCCATCATTTATTTTTCTATCCTTTTGAAGGCAGGCTGGTGCACGAAGGGATGGCATCTTTATTGGCCTATCGTATCTCGAAAATTAAAAAATCCAGCTTCTCTATCGCCATGAACGATTATGGTTTCGAACTGCTTACCGACGATGATTTTCCGGTACGTGAAGCATTGAAAAAAGATTTATTTACCATTGATAACCTGCTGGACGATATACAGCACAGCTTGAACGCTAACGAGATGGCCAAGCGGCGTTTCCGCGATATAGCCCATATCGGAGGATTGATATTTACCGGCTATCCCGGGCAACCGGTAAAAGGGAGGCACCTGCAGGCTTCGTCGTCGTTATTATTTGATGTGTTCAGCGAATATGAGCCCAACAACCTACTGGTGCGGCAGGCTTACAACGAAGCTCTGGCTTTTCAGTTAGAAGAATTTAGGTTACGCGCGGCCTTACAGCGCATCCAAAAACAAAAAATAATTATTAAACATACAGAAAGGCCTACCCCTTTTGCCTTCCCCATCCTGGTGGATAGTTTAGGCCGGGAGAAATTCACCACCGAATCTCTTGAGGAACGGGTAGCCAAAATGGCTAAACAGTACCAATGGGACGATAAATCCGAACCGCGCAAAACTGTAAAACGGAAACGCGGATTATAA
- a CDS encoding YjjG family noncanonical pyrimidine nucleotidase encodes MPSASSLKYKHLFFDLDHTIWDFDRNAEETLHELFAVYKLHQLGLNSAELFIETYTRNNHQLWADYHLGRISKETLRETRFKKTFLDLGVSHDVIPLQFEDDYVRICPTKTNLFPGAHETLQYLQQRYRLHLISNGFKESTELKVIKTDIGRYFDNVIISEVVGVNKPDKAIFEHALKLGGAQKHESLMIGDSIEADIRGAQGFGMDAIYFNPMGLDKPADVPIQITHLNELALLL; translated from the coding sequence ATGCCTTCTGCATCTTCCCTCAAATACAAGCACCTCTTTTTTGATCTTGACCATACCATCTGGGATTTTGACCGGAATGCCGAAGAAACCCTTCATGAGTTATTTGCCGTTTACAAACTGCATCAACTGGGCTTAAACTCGGCCGAGCTGTTTATCGAAACTTATACCCGTAATAATCATCAGCTTTGGGCTGATTATCATCTGGGCCGCATCAGCAAAGAAACCCTGCGCGAAACCCGGTTTAAAAAAACTTTTCTGGATCTGGGCGTTAGCCATGATGTAATACCCCTTCAGTTTGAAGACGACTATGTACGTATTTGCCCTACAAAAACCAACCTGTTCCCCGGTGCTCACGAAACATTGCAATACCTTCAGCAACGCTACCGGCTGCATTTAATATCCAACGGCTTTAAAGAATCTACCGAACTGAAGGTAATTAAAACTGATATAGGCCGGTATTTTGACAATGTGATCATATCCGAAGTAGTGGGCGTTAATAAACCGGATAAAGCAATTTTTGAACACGCGCTTAAACTGGGCGGTGCACAAAAACACGAAAGTTTAATGATTGGCGACAGCATTGAGGCCGATATACGGGGTGCACAAGGCTTCGGCATGGATGCCATTTATTTTAACCCCATGGGGCTGGATAAACCGGCCGACGTACCGATACAAATAACCCATTTAAATGAATTAGCTTTGTTATTATGA
- the purQ gene encoding phosphoribosylformylglycinamidine synthase subunit PurQ: MKFGVVIFPGSNCDQDIIYVLEKIMGQQVVQLWHKDHDLQDVDFVILPGGFSFGDYLRSGAIARFSPIMREVISFAAKGGYVWGICNGFQILAEAGLVPGALLHNQSRKFICNNIYLKSQTSNSMLTSQVDADKALKIPIAHGEGNFFADADTIKELNDREQVLFRYCDAGGNISSASNPNGSIENIAGVCNKNRNVFGMMPHPERAADSLLANEDGLAIFESILSFVKA; this comes from the coding sequence ATGAAGTTCGGCGTAGTCATTTTTCCTGGCTCCAATTGTGATCAAGATATCATTTATGTATTGGAGAAAATTATGGGTCAGCAAGTTGTGCAGCTTTGGCACAAAGATCATGATCTGCAAGATGTTGATTTTGTAATCCTGCCCGGTGGGTTTTCCTTTGGCGACTATTTACGCTCCGGCGCCATAGCACGCTTTTCGCCCATTATGCGCGAGGTGATCAGCTTTGCAGCCAAAGGTGGATATGTATGGGGTATCTGCAACGGTTTCCAGATACTGGCCGAAGCCGGTTTGGTACCCGGGGCCCTGCTGCATAACCAGAGCCGTAAGTTTATCTGCAATAATATTTACCTGAAGTCGCAAACTTCAAACTCCATGTTAACATCACAGGTTGACGCCGATAAGGCGCTAAAGATACCTATAGCACATGGCGAGGGTAACTTTTTTGCCGATGCGGATACCATTAAAGAACTGAATGACCGCGAGCAGGTGCTTTTCCGCTACTGCGATGCCGGTGGCAATATCTCATCGGCTTCAAATCCAAACGGATCAATTGAAAACATAGCCGGGGTATGCAATAAAAACCGTAACGTATTCGGCATGATGCCCCACCCTGAGCGTGCGGCCGACAGCCTTTTGGCAAACGAAGATGGGCTTGCAATTTTTGAATCCATATTATCGTTTGTGAAAGCCTGA
- a CDS encoding DinB family protein, whose protein sequence is MSIAADKKLIEDTLKEYRRRLDTIPDDQFNAMPPGGGWSYGEVYSHILQADLGSLIAIEKCTNGTGKVDNKRLGWFAMLIFFAGRFPPFKIKAPAKIEAAVNNIGKEEARNLIIKLKNRMDQLIPVINKSSSFSKIKHPRLGLLNAKQWFKFIGIHTKHHLKQLERIEKKIKSA, encoded by the coding sequence ATGAGTATAGCCGCCGATAAAAAACTGATTGAAGATACGCTGAAAGAATATCGCCGCCGTTTGGATACCATTCCCGACGATCAATTTAATGCAATGCCACCGGGTGGCGGATGGTCATACGGCGAGGTGTATTCGCATATTTTACAGGCTGATCTCGGCTCGTTGATCGCCATTGAAAAATGCACCAACGGAACCGGTAAGGTAGACAACAAAAGGCTCGGGTGGTTTGCCATGCTCATTTTTTTTGCCGGTCGTTTTCCACCATTTAAAATCAAAGCTCCTGCCAAAATAGAGGCCGCAGTTAACAATATAGGTAAAGAAGAGGCCCGTAATCTCATCATCAAATTAAAAAACCGCATGGATCAGTTAATTCCTGTTATTAACAAGTCATCCAGCTTTAGCAAAATAAAGCATCCGCGGCTGGGTTTGCTCAATGCAAAACAGTGGTTTAAGTTTATTGGCATTCATACCAAACACCATTTAAAGCAATTGGAGCGCATTGAAAAAAAAATTAAGTCGGCTTGA